The Pyxidicoccus sp. MSG2 DNA segment GAGAGGAACATGGAGCCGCTCCCTACACCGGCGCGGCCCACGACGCCCGGGGAATCTCCGAGACGGGCGTCTCGCAGCGGTACAGCCGCACTCGCGCCACGCCCTTGTCCAGCATGTCCAGCTTCTGCGCCGCCGCCTTGGACAGGTCGATGATGCGGCCCTCCACGAAGGGCCCGCGGTCATTCACCCGCACGTCCACCTGCTTGCCGTTCTCCATGTTCACCACGCGCACGCAGGAGCCGAAGCGCTCCTTGCGGTGAGCGGCGGTGAGGGCGTTCTGGTTGAAGCGCTCGCCGCTGGCGGTGGGCCGGCCGTGCAGGCCCGGGCCGTAGAAGGACGCCAGCCCCTCGCCCAGGTACGTGCGCGGCATCTGCTCGCGCTTCGTCACGCGCGACGAGCCGGAGGACTTCGGATCCTGCCGCGTGGCCGTCTCGGGTGGCTGGGGCTTCGCGGCGCGCGGGGCGCACGCCGCGAGGAGGCTCAACCCGAGAACGAAGGCAACGGCGGGAGCTCGCATGGCACCTCTAGCGCATGATGTCGTTCTTGACGGCCAGCAGCATCAGCATGATGAGCAGCGCCAGGCCGACCACGTTGGCAACCTCGCGCACGCGCACCGGAATGGGACGGCGGCGCACGCCCTCCCACGCGGCGGACAGCAGGTGGAAGCCGTCCAGCACGGGGATGGGCAGCAGGTTCATCACCCCCAGGTTGATGGAGATGAGGGCCATCAGGTTGAGGAAGCTGTCCAGGCCCTGCTCGGCCGTCTTGGACGCCATCTGGTACATCATGATGGGCCCACCCACCGTGTTCAGGGGCACCGTGCCCACGAACAGGCCGCCGATGACCTTCACCATCTGCCCGACGATTTTCGGGACGATGAGCGCCGCCTCGCGGAGCGCCTCGCCCGGGCCGATGTAGACAGTCACCTCATCCGCCGGGGGCACGTCCGAGGCGGTCAGCAGCCAGCCGCGCACGCCGAGCGCCAGCGGCGCGGAGCCCATCCCGTCCTCGGTGGGCAGCGGCGCCTGTGCCAGCTTCTCCGTGCGCTCGCCATCCGCGCCGCGCCACACGAGCGTGAAGGGCTGGTCCTTCAACTTGTTGAGCCTCAGCGCGAGCTTCTGGAAGGATTCGATCTTCTCGCCGTCGAGCGAGACGACGCGGTCTCCCGGGCGGATGCCGGCCTTGTCCGCCGCGCTGCCCGGGGCGACGATGGCCAGGTACAGGTCCGCCGTCTCGGCGCCGCCCAGCGCCGCCATCCCCGCGCCCGCCTGCTTCGGCACGGTGATGTCCACCACGCGGGGAATGCGCCCCGTCACCGCCCCCGCCTCCACCGCGTCCAGCCGGCGCACGGCGAGCTGCATCGGCGTCCCCTCCGGGAACTTCTCCAGGGTCTGCCCGAGCTGCCCCTCGTCCTCCACCTTGACGCCGTTGACGGACAGGACGCGGTCGAAGGTCCTCAGGCCGGCCTGCTCGGCGACGGTGCCCCGGGGCACGCCCAGCAGGGCCGGCCGGGACGCGGCGCCGATGCCAATCGAGCCCTTCTCCACCGTCTCGATGGGGTTCGACTCCACGAGCTTCTGCGGCGTCACCTCCACCGTGACGCGCTGCCCGCCGCGGTCGACCACCACCGGCATGGGGCGCTCGAAGCGGCCGATGAAGGCCTCCGAGATGTCGTTGAAGGTGCGCACCGGCACACCATCCACGGACACCAGCCTGTCGCCCGGGCGGATGCCGGCGGCGGCGGCGGGCAGGCCCGGGCTGACGGTGCGCACCAGGGTGGACGTGGCCTGGTGCGGGCCGACGTAGACGAAGAAGTAGATGAGGATGGGGAAGATGAGGTTGAACGCCGGCCCCGCCAGGACGATGAGGCCGCGCTTCCAGGGCGGCTGCGCCAGGAAGCCCCGGCTGGCCTCTTCCGGGGTGAGCTCCTCGTGGGGCAGGTCGCCCGCCATCTTCACGTAGCCGCCCAGGGGCAGCAGGGCAATCTGGTACTCCGTCTCACCCTTGGTGAAGCCAATCAGCTTCGGTCCGAAGCCGATGGAGAACTTCAGGACCTTCACCCCACAGGCCTTGGCCACGAGGAAGTGGCCGAGCTCGTGCACCGTCACGAGCACGCCCAACAACAGGATGAACAACCCGGCGTTCTGGAGCATGGGCGCAACAGTAATCTTGGGCGCCCGGGCGGACAACGCACATCGGGGCCCGCCAGGCAGGCGGGCAGGCGAAATCGCGCGCGGCTACGGGAGGAGGCCGCGGACGAATTGCACGTAGACGAACACCAGCGGGGCGTTGAACAACAGCGCGTCGATGCGGTCCAGGACGCCGCCGTGCCCGGGGATGAGGAAGCCCGAGTCCTTCACGCCGTAGGCCCGCTTGAGCATGGACTCGCACAGGTCGCCGATGGGCCCGAGGATTCCGCCCACCACGCCCAGGAGCACGCAATCCCACACGGTGAAGACGGGGAAGAAGAAGCCCCGGGCGATGAACATGCCGCCCACCGAGCCCACCATTCCGCCGAAGAAGCCCTCCCACGTCTTGTTCGGGCTCACCTCGGGGTAGAGCTTGTGCTTCCCCAGGAAGCGGCCGAAGAAGTAGGCGGCGGTGTCGTTGGCCCAGGTGATGACCAGCGCACAGATGACCCACGCCAGGCCGTCCCCGGGCAAAAGCCGCAGGGCGGACAGGGCGGTGAGGCCCACCGCGCCGTACAGGAAGCCGTTGACGAGGTGCGCGGTGCGCGTGGGGGCCTCGGCGAGGGGGCCCTTGAAGAGGTGGTAGATCCACGCGAAGAACGCGAAGACGATGGTCAGCCAGAAGGCCGTCTCACCGGTGCGGGCGGCGTCCTTCAGCGGCAGGAAGGGCAGCACGCCGGCGAAGAGCATCCCCACCCAGGCGGCCACCGTCAGCCGCTTCTGGACGATGAGGTAGTACTCGCCCACGCAGGCGGCGGCGGCCAGGCCGAGCAGCCCGGCGCTCCAGATGCCTCCGAGGAACAGGAGCAGCAGCACCAGCGGCAGGAGCGTCACTGCCGAGACGGCGCGGATGACGAGGTTTCGGTTCTTGTCGTTCACGCCTTGGCCCGCTGGGGAGGATCCTCCCGCTTCACCTGGGCGGAAGTGAGTCCGAAGCGCCGCTCGCGCTGCTGGTACTGAGACACGCAGCGGAGGAACTCATCGGTGCGGAAGTCCGGCCACAGGGCGTCCGTGAAGCACAGCTCCGCGTACGCCACCTGCCAGAGCAGGAAGTTGGACACGCGCAGCTCGCCGCTGGTGCGCACCACCAGGTCCAGCGGGGGCAGCCCGTTCGTCCAGAGGAACTGCTCGAAGTCCTTCTCCTCGACGCGGCCGGCCGCCAGCTCACCCCTGGCGATGGCCTCCGCCATGCGCGTGGCCGCGTGGAGGATTTCCTCCCGCCCGCCATAGGACAGCGCCAGGGACAGCACCATGCCGGTGTTGTGCGCGGAGTCGGCGATCAGCCGGTCCAGCGGATCACGCACGTAGCGGGGCAGCCGGTCCATGTCGCCAATGGCGTTGAGGCGGATGCCGTTGTCGAGGATTTCGGGGCGCTCGCGCTCGAGGTAGTCGCGCAGCAGCTCCATGAGGCCGGCGACCTCCTCGGCGGGCCGGGCCCAGTTCTGCGAGGAGAAGGCGTACAGCGTGAGGGCCTGGATGCCCAGGCGGCGCGCGGTGCGGGTGACTTCGCGCACACTGGAGCTGCCCTCGCGATGGCCCTCCAGCCGGGGCAGGCCCCGGGACTCCGCCCAGCGGCCGTTGCCATCCATGATGATGCCCACGTGGCGAGGCACGGGACGGGCCTTCACCTGAAGCTCGAGGGCGGAAACCAAGGGGCGTTCCATTGAGCCGCGCACCCTATCGACGCCGCCGCGCTGCGTCCACGGGCGCGTAGCCCAACCGTCACCCGGGGGCCCCGACCGGTCGCTCGGCCGGGTTGGACGGCCGAGACGGATTTTGGATGTGGGGCGGAGTAGGCACGTCCTATGATGCTCGCCTGCCTGCTCGCGCGCTCAGTAGACGGGCCAGTTGGGTCTGACGGTCTCGATGGAGCCGTCGAGCCAGGACGCGTAGGCGGCCTCGTCCGCGATTTTGTACGGGGTGCGGTAGGTGCGCTCGAAGTGCTCGGCCCAGTGCGGCTGGGTGCCGTCGACATCGGTGAAGCCGTACTCGCGCGCGAGGTCCCAGGAGGCGAAGACGCGACCGGCCTTGGAGCGCACCCTGGGGTCGGCGGCGAGCGCGGCGACAGCGCGGCCCACGAAGAAGGGAGACTCCGAGCAGATGAAGTCCGGCTCCACCTTCGCGCCGTCGCGCCAGTTGGCCTCGGTGACGCCGAAGGTCTCGAGCATCTCCTCCGAGCGCAGGAAGCCCGGCGTCAGGGCGAGCGCCGTGACTTTCGTGCGGCGGAGGTCTCGCGACATGCCGAAGGCCAGGCGGATGACGGACATCTTCACCAGGTCGTACCAGAGGCTGCCGCGGTAGCTGAAGCTGTTGCCGTCCGTGACTTCGACGATGAGGCCGCGGTCCTGCTCCACCATGAGCGGGACGGCGTAGCGGCTCGTGAGGAGGTGCGTGAAGACGGCGCGCTCGAACATGAGCTGCCCCTTCGCGGGGGACTGCTTCCAGAACGGCGGGCCGAACTCGACGAGCTGCTCCCCGCCCCAGATGTCGTTGACGAGGACGTCGAGCCGGCCGTGCTCGCGGCGGATGCGCTCGCAGAGGGCGATGACTTCTTCTTCCACGGAGTGGTCCACGCGGACGGCGATGCCCCTGCCTCCGCGTGCGTCGACCAGCTCGGCGGTTTCCTCGATGGTCTCCGGGCGCTTGGGGCCGGAGGCAGGCTGGCCCCGGACGCTGCGGCCGGTGCAGTACACGGTGGCCCCGGCCTCTCCGAGCATGGCGGCGATGCCGCGCCCTGCCCCACGCGTGGCACCTGCGACGAGGGCGATGCGTCCTTCGAGTGGCTTCATGGCTGGGCTCTCCTTGAGGACCGGGATGGTGGAGGCATTCGCGGGGTTCGCCGGTCGTTCTGACGGGCACCCTAATGAGGGAATCCTGACAGCTGCTGTCATGATTCCCCGCGTACAGTCCGTGGAGAATGAGAGCCGACCGACTCGTCAGGTTGACGTTGTTGCTGCAGACGCGCCCGAAGATGACGGCGGGCGAGCTGGCGCGTGAGCTCGAGGTGTCCGAGCGGACGATTCACCGCGATGTGGAGGCTCTCTCCAGCGCGGGCGTGCCGGTGTATGCGCTGCGCGGGGCGGAGGGTGGGGTTGCACTGCTCGAAGGATGGCGCACGCAGCTCACCGGGCTGACTCGGGCGGAATTGCATGCACTGGCGACGGTGGGGGCTCCGGGAGCGCTGGAGGATTTGGGGTTGTCGGCGCCGTTGCGCACGGGGCTGGTGAAGCTCGCGGCGGCGCTGCCGGCAATTCAACAGCCCGCGCTGGAGTACGCACGGCAGCGGCTCCATGTGGACGCGTCCTCGTGGTTCGCCGAGCGCGAGCCTGTTCCGTATCTGGCCGTGCTGCGGGATGCGGTGTGGCAGGACTGCCGTGTGTCGCTGGTGTACCGGGACTTCGATGGGAAGCAGAGCCAGCGGGAGGTGGACCCGTACGCGCTCGTCATCAAGGCGGACCGCTGGTACCTCGTTGCGGGGAAGGAGGGTGAGCCGCGCGTGTACCGGGGCTCACGGGTGGAGGGGGCGAGGATGCTGGCGGAGACCTTCGTCCGGCCCGCGCGCTTTGACTTGCCCTCGTTCTGGAGGGAGTGGTGCAAGCGCTTCGGCGAGAAGCGGGCGAGTTTTGAAGTCACGCTGCGGCTCACGGTGGAGGCGGCGGAGAGGCTGCGGCAGATACGGCCTCGGACGGAGCATGCGCGCTTCGATGCGGCGCCGAGGTCTCGGGATGGGATGAAGAACGTCACCGTGGACTTCGAGCGGGAGAGCATCGCTGTCGGCCAACTCTGTGAGGTGGGCGGCGGCTTCGAGGTGCTTGCGCCAGAGGAGCTGCGGAGCCGGCTGCTTGGACTGGCAAACGGGATTCTGGCGGCCCATGGCCGTGCGGCTCCGCGACGAGGTACCTCGCGGAAGATGAAGCGTTGACTGTCATTCAGTCGGAAACCGGAGGCCTTGGGACGGGCGTGGTACGGTTGGCTTCCATGGAAAGCCTTTCATTCTGGGGGACGTCTGTCCGTGGTCTGTTCTTGAGCTTGGTCCTGGTGGTGCCAGGGCTGGCGCTCGCACAGCAACCGGCACCTGTCGCGACGAAGCAGGCGGATGGGCTCCAAGCGCGATTGCTATTGAAGGAGGCGGCGCGCCTCTACGAGGAACTGGAGTACGAACAGGCTCTCGACGCGCTGACTCAAGCCAAGGCCCTGGCGAAGACCGACGACGAGCGGACCCGGGTGGCGCTGTATGAGGGCATCGTGCTGGCGGACCTCGGCCAGCGGCCCCGGTCGCTCGCAGCGTTCCGTGAAGCGCTGTCCCTGAAGCTGGAGGCCCAGCTTCCGGTGAAGGTGTCTCCCAAGGTGGCGCGGGATTTCGAGGCCGTGCGTGCAGAAGTACGGACCGAACGCGCGGTGCTGGCGCGTGCGAAGCCAATCACTTCGCAGCCGCCTCCGGCGACGACGGACCGTCCGACGCGGCCTGCCGATGATGTCTCCGGCCTCATGGCGACGCCGAGGCCCGAAGCTCCCGAGCCTGGGCCGGCCGGAGACCTGGGCGCGACGTCGCTAGAGGAGAAAACCTCTCGCCGCATCCGCCCACTCCCGGTGGCACTGCTCGGTGCGGGCGTACTGGCTGGCGGAGTGGGGAGCTACTTCGGCCTTCAGTCCAAGGGCAACATCCAGGACGCGCGCGACGCCAGCGCCGCTGACGGCCAGGTCGCGGCCGCGCATCTGGATGAAGCCAGAGGGCAGGCACTTGCGGCCAACATCCTCTTCGGCGTCGCCGTCACCGCTGCGGCGGGCGCCGTCATCACCTGGTTCACCGGCAATGAGACGGCGCACACCGATGAGGTGTCTCCGTGATTCGTGCGGCACTCGTCGTGCTGTTGCTCTGTGCTTCCTGCACGGTTCCGAGCCTCGAAGAACTGACTTGCGACGGCGCGGGAGGAACTGCTGACGGAGTCGTCGGCTCCAATGCAGCATGCACTGGCGTGCGGGCCACGGTGTCCTACGACGGCTTCAAACCTGGCTGCGTGCGGGTGACGGCGCGCGACGTGGAAGGTGGCAGCAAGCTTCTCTCGACGGAATTCGAAGGCGCGGACGTCAAGGGCGACGCCACAGGAGGCAGCCTCATCGTGACTGTGCTCCCTCCCGACAGCTGGGGCAGCAAGGTGGAGGTGGAGGCCCAGGCCTTCGAGCGCGCCTGCACTGGCGAGCCGGTGGTGACGCACTCACAGCAGGTCACAATGACGCGGGGCAAGACGACGGCCACGACGATGCAACTGCTCGCGACGGACGATGACCAGGACGGCTACGTGTCCAGGCTCACGGGCGGCACGGACTGCAATGACCACAGGCCCGATATCAACCCGGGCGTGACGGAAGAACTGTGCAACGGCGTGGATGACAACTGCAATGACCAGGCGGACACGACGGAGCTTCAGCTGGGACAGGCGTGCACCGAGGGCGCCAGCTGCCAGGGCACGCGCGCATGTGGCGATAACGGAAAGGTCATCTGCAACGTGCCGAACGCCACCATGGCGTACCCGGACGCCGACGGGGATGGACATGGGGACAGGAACGCCACCGCCACGACCTTCTGTAATGGCGTTCCGTCGGGCTTCGTCACCAGCCCGAATGACGACTGCGACGACAGAGTCGGCACTGGCGCCAACGTGTTCCCCGGCGCCCAGGAGCGCTGCGACGGCAAGGACAATGATTGCGACGCTCAGACTGACGAGGACTTCCCGCGCCTCAACCAGGCGTGCACCGACCCGGGCACGCAGTGCGGTGGTACCCAGCAGTGCAGTGCGCAAGGCACGGCTGAGGTTTGTGTGATTCCCCAGCCCGTGCCCACGTGGTACCCGGATGACGACGGCGACGGGTATGGCCGGAACGCCGGGAGCCAGCAGACCTGCGTGCAGCCCGCGGGCGCGTACGTCAGCCAGGGCAACGACTGCGACGATGGCAATACCTTCACTCATCCCCTGGCGACCGAGATTTGCGACGGCCTCGACAACGACTGTGACACCCTGCCCGAAGCCACCGCAGTGTGCCCGAACGGTGGACCGACATGGAACACGCGCACCGAAGGTTCAGCGACGCAGCTCTGGACTTCGGTCTCCTCTTGGACTCCTGGTGGAGTGTGGGTAGTAGGGGATAACAACCGCCGCGCAGTAATGAAGCCAGGGGACACCACCTTCAGTGTGACCGCATCAACGGCTGGTGGCTGCGGATCTGGCACTGTCGGGTGGAACGCGGTGTGGGCGGACCCGAACAACAACGGCCGTGCCTATTTCCTCTCCAGCGGGGGCCGGTTCGCCGGTCAGGACGCTTCGAGCGCGGACTGCACCCAGCTCGCCAACAGCGGATTGGTGAATTACGGCATCACGGGATTCCAGACCAACTCCGTCCTCGATCTCTACGGGGTGAGCTCCAGCAGCAGCGCAGGCGAAGGTGCCGCCTTCCAATGGGATGGTGTCAGCAGCACGGCGGCCTTCAATCCCCCAGGCAACGTCATTGCCAACGTGTATGACGTCCACGGCATCTCGCGGGACACGCTCTTCGCGGTCGGCGGCTATGACTCTGGCGCAGGCACCGGGCCTCGCCTCTATCGATTCACAACCACGGATTCGACGTGGCAGACGCAGAACGTACAGGCAATCGCTGGGCTCGCACGCCTCAACGGCGTCTGGGTGGTGAACGACAAGGTGGCCTTCGCCGTCGGCCAGTCGGGCTCCGCCCTTCGCTGGAACGGCATGGCCTGGAGCAAGCTGACCTTCCCCAACAGCGACAACCTGACCTCCGTCGTGGCCTTCGGCGCCAACTCCGCCTACGCCACCACCACCAACGGCCGCATCTACCGGTACAACGGCACGGACTGGACGATGATCCACGAGCTCGCGGGCACGACGTTCAGGGACATCTCCGGCACCAGCCCCGCGGACCTCTGGGTCGTGGGCACCAACGGGAAGATCCTCCACTGGCCGCAATGACGCCGGACACGGAGACCTCCCAGCCCGCGCTTCAGAAGCGGGCTGGGGCTCCATACCGCCCTACTCCGCTTCCAAATTGAGCTTGAACACGTTGGGCTGGTCCGCCTTCACCTCGACGGACTTCGTCACGTCCTTGCCCAGTTCCTTGTTCACGAGCCGCAGCGTGTGCTTGCCCACGGGCACCTCGACGGCCGCGAGCGGTGTCTGACCGAGCACCTTCCCGTCGAGTGACACGACCGCATACGGACGGATGCGGAACTCCAGCGTGCCCTTGGCAACCACGACAAACGAGCGCGCAGCCGGTCGCGGGCGGGGAGGAGCCTGAGTCGCCGCATTCTTCTCCACGACGGGCTCAGCCACCGGCGTCGAAGGCGCGGCCATCGAAGGCGGAGTCACCACGGGCTTGCTCTCCGAAGCACCCGATGGAGCACCCGTCTGCGGAGGAGCCTCCACCACCGGCTGCCGCGCAGCGCGCTCCGCCACACTGTTCCCCGAGGGCGAAGCAACAGGAGCCGCCACAGCCTCCGGAGCCGGCGCCGCGGGAACCCGAGCCGCCTCCGCCTCAACAGGAGCCACCTGCTCCGGCAGCGGCTTGATGGTCACCGGCACCGCGCGCTCCGAGCCCGAGCCGAACATCACGACGGCTCCGCCCACCGCGAGCAACACCCCGCCCACCGCCACCGCGACAAGGTTCCGGGAGCCCTTCGGCGCCTGCTGCGGCGCGGCGAACTCCGCGCTCCGCGTATGCACCGCATCGTCCGCGTCCACCTTCGCGGCAACCTCCGCATGCACCGGCGCCGACGGAGCTACAGCCCCCGCCGCATCCATCACCACGGCTTCCGGCGGCTTCCACGATTCGCCGACGCGACCTCTAGCCACCCCAATTCCGAGCGCGGGACGCGCTTCCGTCCGGGGCCGCGAAGACGACGGCGCCCGGCCGGACGCGGGAATCGCCCGCTCCTGGACCGTGGCGCGGGGCGCGGGGCCGAGCGCCGGGAGGTCGTCGACAGTCGACCGCACGTGGGCACCCGCCTCGGAGTGCAACGCCGGAAGCTCCTCAATCGTAATCGTCTGCCGGGGCGCCTTGCCCACCCCGGAGCGCAGCGAAATCGGCATCGGCGTCGTGGGCGATGTCGAATCCACGGGCGGCTCCGGCGGGGCCACCATGGACCTCGGCGCCGTCGCCGGCTTCGGCCCCGTCTGCACTCGCGGCGCCACCGACTGCGGCGTCACGCCCACGGGCCCGCCCGCCCCATCCGCCATCACCTGCGCCATGAACTGCGCAATCTGGTACGCGCCCACCGACTCACCGGTGGACATCACGAACCGCTCCAAATCGGCCTGCAGCACCCGGCAGTCCGGGTACCGCTTGTCACGGTCCTTCGCGAGCGCCCGCTCCAGCACCTGCACCAGCGCCGCCGGCAAATCCCCCCGCCGCTGCACTGCGGGAATGAACGGCTCGAACAAAATCGCCTGCATCACGCTCACGTCCGTCGTCGCGTCGAACGGTCGCTTCCCCGTGAGCAGCTCGTACAGCACCACCCCGAGCGCATAGACGTCCACCCGCTTGTCCAGCGGCTTCGTCTGGAGCTGCTCGGGTGGCATGTACGCCACCTTCCCCTTCACCACGCCCGTCTGCGTGCGGTGCCCCTGCCCCGCCACCTTGGCGATGCCGAAGTCCACCACCTTCACCGCGCCCTGCCGCGACACCAGGATGTTGTCCGGGCTCACGTCACGGTGAATCAGACCCAGCGGCTCGCCTGTCGCCGGGTCTCGGAACTCGTGCGCGTACGCCAGCCCCTCCGCCGCGAACGCCACCAACTTCGCGCACAGTGCCGGCGGCAGTGGCACCTCCTGTGCGCGCTTCACCAGCTTGCGCAGGTTGGGCCCGTCGATGAGCTCCATTGCCAGGAAGAAGCTGCCGTCGGCTTCACCGAAGTCGAAGATCTGCACCACGTTCGGGTGCTCGAGCTGGGCCGCCAGCTTGGCCTCGCCGAGGAACATCTCGACAAAGGCCGGGTCCTCCGACAGGTGCGGAAGGATGCGCTTGAGGACGAGCGTCTTCTCGAAGCCCATGGGCCCGGCGGCCTTGGCGAGATAGACCTCCGCCATGCCCCCCGTGGCGAGCTTACGAACGAGCTGGTACTTCCCTAATTGCATTTGGAACCGGGTTCTCCCAGGTTTGGCGGAAAAGTAAAACCCCGCCCCGGCTCGCTCTGCCCAACTCCAGGCAAACGGGCACGAATCGCGTTTGACCCTGACCCGACGCGGTCCGTAGGATCCCCGCACCCCCATGCCACCGAAGGTCATCGGTCCCTACCGCGTCCTGGAGACGCTCGGCAGTGGCGGGGCCGGGACCGTCTACCGGGCCCTGGACCGCCGAACCAACGACGAGGTCGCGCTGAAGCTGCTCTCAGCCGGCCCCGCGCTGGACGCTCGTGCCGCGCGCAGACTCGCCCGCGAGTTCGACACGCTCGCGGACCTGTCCCACCCCAACGTCGTGAAGGTCTTCGAGTCCGGCGTCCACCAGGGCTGGCCGTACCTCGCCATGGAGCTCATCGAGGGGCTCACCCTCCGCCACTACCTCGACATGAGCGGCGAGGACCTCCTCTCCAACGCCACCGGCGTGACGCCGCGCAGCCCCCTCTCCGTGCGGCGCACCGCGGACGACGACTTCGGCACCGGCAGCGACAGCCTCTCCGAGTCCCAGGAGAGCGGCGAGGCGGTCTTCGGCCTGGCCGCCTTCGCCGACGAGGCTCCCAGCGAGGACCTCGCCAGCTTCGCGGGCGGCGGCCTGGCCGGCGGCGGCATGTCCGCCGCGTACGACTCGGACGACTCGATGGAGGGCCTCGCCCCCCCGCCCCCCGCGCCCCGCAAGCCCGAGGTGGAAGACCGCGTCCGGGTGGTTCGCGTGGAGGAGCTCAACCGCCCGGAGCGCATGGGGCGCCTCAAGGACGCAATGCTCCAGGTCTGCGAGGCGCTGGCCTACATCCACGGCCACGGGCTCGTGCACAGAGACCTCAAGCCGTCCAACATCATGGTGGACGAGGACCGGCAGGTGCGGCTGATGGACTTCGGCCTCGCCAAGTTCCTCGCGGACGACGTCGCCATCACCGAGGCCGGCAAGCTGGTGGGCACCTACCGCTACATGGCGCCGGAGCAGATTCTGGGCGAACCGCTGGACGGACGCTCCGACCTGTACAGCCTCGGGGTCATCCTCTATGAGCTCTTGAGCGGGCGGCCCCCCTTCGACGCGAAGACGCCGCACGAGCTCTGGCGTCAGGTGCTGGAGACGGAGCCGCCACCGGTGCTGGCGCTGAACCTTCACGGGGACCCGCAGCTCGCGCGCGTGGCCCACCGCCTCATCCGCAAGGAGCCGGACGACCGGTTCCAGACGGCCGAGGAAGTCTACGAGGCCCTTTCCGAGTGACTCCCCCCAAGCTGCACACCCTCACCGTGGACGCCGACAAGGCGGGCCAGCGGGTGGACCTCTTCATCGGCGAAGCGCTCGGCCTGTCTCGCGCGCGCCTCAAGCGCCTCTTCGAGTCCGGCGCGGTGAAGGTGAATGGCCGCACCGCGAAGAAGGGCCTCACACTGGAGGCCGGGCAGCGCATCGCCGTGGAGGTGGAGGAGGAGTCGCGCGAGGCCGTCCCCGACACCGACTTCCCGCTGGTGGTGCTGCACGAGGACGCGGCGCTGGTGTTCGTGGACAAGCCCGCGGGCCGGCCCTCACACCCCTTGCAGCCCGGTGAGACGGGCACCGTGGCCAACGCGCTGGTGGCGCGCTACCCCGAGTGCGCACAGGCCTCCGTGGACCCGCGCGAGGGCGGGCTGTGCCACCGGCTGGACGTGGAGACGTCCGGTGTGCTCGTGGCGGCACGCACGCGCGAGGCGTGGACCACGGTGCGCGAGGCCTTCGGCGGGCGCACGGTGGACAAGCGCTACGTGGCACTGGTGACGGGGCCGCTGACGGACGAGGGCGACATCGACGTGCCCCTGCGCCACCACCCGCGCCACCCGGACCGCGTGGAGCCCGCGCCCTTCGGGGCCGAGGATGCGCGCGAGGCGCAGTCCCGCTTCAAGGTGCTGGCCCGCACGGGGGACTACAGCCTCGTGGAGGTGCAGATTCTCACCGGCGT contains these protein-coding regions:
- a CDS encoding putative metal-binding motif-containing protein — encoded protein: MRATVSYDGFKPGCVRVTARDVEGGSKLLSTEFEGADVKGDATGGSLIVTVLPPDSWGSKVEVEAQAFERACTGEPVVTHSQQVTMTRGKTTATTMQLLATDDDQDGYVSRLTGGTDCNDHRPDINPGVTEELCNGVDDNCNDQADTTELQLGQACTEGASCQGTRACGDNGKVICNVPNATMAYPDADGDGHGDRNATATTFCNGVPSGFVTSPNDDCDDRVGTGANVFPGAQERCDGKDNDCDAQTDEDFPRLNQACTDPGTQCGGTQQCSAQGTAEVCVIPQPVPTWYPDDDGDGYGRNAGSQQTCVQPAGAYVSQGNDCDDGNTFTHPLATEICDGLDNDCDTLPEATAVCPNGGPTWNTRTEGSATQLWTSVSSWTPGGVWVVGDNNRRAVMKPGDTTFSVTASTAGGCGSGTVGWNAVWADPNNNGRAYFLSSGGRFAGQDASSADCTQLANSGLVNYGITGFQTNSVLDLYGVSSSSSAGEGAAFQWDGVSSTAAFNPPGNVIANVYDVHGISRDTLFAVGGYDSGAGTGPRLYRFTTTDSTWQTQNVQAIAGLARLNGVWVVNDKVAFAVGQSGSALRWNGMAWSKLTFPNSDNLTSVVAFGANSAYATTTNGRIYRYNGTDWTMIHELAGTTFRDISGTSPADLWVVGTNGKILHWPQ
- a CDS encoding protein kinase domain-containing protein, whose product is MQLGKYQLVRKLATGGMAEVYLAKAAGPMGFEKTLVLKRILPHLSEDPAFVEMFLGEAKLAAQLEHPNVVQIFDFGEADGSFFLAMELIDGPNLRKLVKRAQEVPLPPALCAKLVAFAAEGLAYAHEFRDPATGEPLGLIHRDVSPDNILVSRQGAVKVVDFGIAKVAGQGHRTQTGVVKGKVAYMPPEQLQTKPLDKRVDVYALGVVLYELLTGKRPFDATTDVSVMQAILFEPFIPAVQRRGDLPAALVQVLERALAKDRDKRYPDCRVLQADLERFVMSTGESVGAYQIAQFMAQVMADGAGGPVGVTPQSVAPRVQTGPKPATAPRSMVAPPEPPVDSTSPTTPMPISLRSGVGKAPRQTITIEELPALHSEAGAHVRSTVDDLPALGPAPRATVQERAIPASGRAPSSSRPRTEARPALGIGVARGRVGESWKPPEAVVMDAAGAVAPSAPVHAEVAAKVDADDAVHTRSAEFAAPQQAPKGSRNLVAVAVGGVLLAVGGAVVMFGSGSERAVPVTIKPLPEQVAPVEAEAARVPAAPAPEAVAAPVASPSGNSVAERAARQPVVEAPPQTGAPSGASESKPVVTPPSMAAPSTPVAEPVVEKNAATQAPPRPRPAARSFVVVAKGTLEFRIRPYAVVSLDGKVLGQTPLAAVEVPVGKHTLRLVNKELGKDVTKSVEVKADQPNVFKLNLEAE
- a CDS encoding serine/threonine-protein kinase, with translation MPPKVIGPYRVLETLGSGGAGTVYRALDRRTNDEVALKLLSAGPALDARAARRLAREFDTLADLSHPNVVKVFESGVHQGWPYLAMELIEGLTLRHYLDMSGEDLLSNATGVTPRSPLSVRRTADDDFGTGSDSLSESQESGEAVFGLAAFADEAPSEDLASFAGGGLAGGGMSAAYDSDDSMEGLAPPPPAPRKPEVEDRVRVVRVEELNRPERMGRLKDAMLQVCEALAYIHGHGLVHRDLKPSNIMVDEDRQVRLMDFGLAKFLADDVAITEAGKLVGTYRYMAPEQILGEPLDGRSDLYSLGVILYELLSGRPPFDAKTPHELWRQVLETEPPPVLALNLHGDPQLARVAHRLIRKEPDDRFQTAEEVYEALSE
- a CDS encoding RluA family pseudouridine synthase translates to MTPPKLHTLTVDADKAGQRVDLFIGEALGLSRARLKRLFESGAVKVNGRTAKKGLTLEAGQRIAVEVEEESREAVPDTDFPLVVLHEDAALVFVDKPAGRPSHPLQPGETGTVANALVARYPECAQASVDPREGGLCHRLDVETSGVLVAARTREAWTTVREAFGGRTVDKRYVALVTGPLTDEGDIDVPLRHHPRHPDRVEPAPFGAEDAREAQSRFKVLARTGDYSLVEVQILTGVLHQVRAHMAGVGAPIVGDTLYGGREAPGLGRFFLHARSLSLPHPQTQQQLRVSSPLPPELRAELERLGLPLPGERQD